From the Paenibacillus sp. MMS20-IR301 genome, the window TCCAATACTGATGCCGCCGCCGCAACAGCAGCGCCGACTGCTGAAGCTGCAAGCCAGGCTGCTCCTGCCGCAGATGATGTCAATATCCGCTTTGGCTACAGCCCTTGGCTTGGATCTGCCGGTGCAATTGTAGCCAACGAGAAAAATATTTTCGCCGCTAAAGGTGCGAATGTAGAATTTGTGCAAATGGAAGGCAATACGAGGGATGCCTTCATGTCAGGCAAGCTTGATGCTGTGGTCCAGTCTCTGGACGCAGTCGTTCAGATGAAAGCTAATGAAGATGCTAAAGACCCGGTTCAGGTCATTGCCGTCATTGACAGATCCAAAGGAGCGGACGGAATCATCGCCAGGAAAGATATTGCCGCACTGCAGGACCTGAAAGGCAAAGACATTGCCGTATCCATCGGCTCTGTAGCCCACTTCCTGCTGCTGCACGCCCTGCAGACGGTGGATCTGCGGGAATCCGATATGAACATTGTGAATATGAACAATAACCTGGCGGGTTCCACCTTCATGGCCGGTCAGGTAGATGCCGCTGTGACCTGGGAACCGTATCTGTCCGAAGCGGCTGCGAAAGACGGTCATCTGCTCTACTCCACGGCGGATGCGCCAAATCTGATCGTCGATGCGCTGGTCGTCAGGAAGAGTATGATCGATGAGCATCCGGAAGCGCTCAAGGCAATGGTCGCTGCTTTTGACGAAGGACTTGAACTGTTCAACACAACAGATGAAGGCAAGCAGCTTGTAGCAGATGCACTGGATATGGATCTGGCCGCAGTGAACAGCACCATTGCCACACTGGATCTGACGACCTCAGAGGCCTCCAAAACAATGCTCGTTGATAACAAAGCTGAGTGGGAAAGTACGATGGGCGGCTTCTCCGCATTCTTTATAGACCAGAAAATCATTACCGCTCCGGTTGACACCGCCGGCATTATTAATGGTTTCCTGTACGAATAACGCATAACCTGCCAAATCATTATCAAGGAGGAACTTATCATGGAAAAAGAATCACGTAAAATTGTCGGCAATCCCGCCCTGCTGCTGGTTGATCCGCAAAAGGGAATACACAAAGCACCCGGAGGTTATGCCGAAGGTGAAGTAGATGCCTCTATCCATGCACTGAAGCTTGTGCTTACAGCTGCCCGGGAAGCCGGGATGCCGGTGATCTTCTTTCAGGAGA encodes:
- a CDS encoding ABC transporter substrate-binding protein is translated as MKNNQKGFLTLAMSTLLFIAGCGAGNTNTSNTDAAAATAAPTAEAASQAAPAADDVNIRFGYSPWLGSAGAIVANEKNIFAAKGANVEFVQMEGNTRDAFMSGKLDAVVQSLDAVVQMKANEDAKDPVQVIAVIDRSKGADGIIARKDIAALQDLKGKDIAVSIGSVAHFLLLHALQTVDLRESDMNIVNMNNNLAGSTFMAGQVDAAVTWEPYLSEAAAKDGHLLYSTADAPNLIVDALVVRKSMIDEHPEALKAMVAAFDEGLELFNTTDEGKQLVADALDMDLAAVNSTIATLDLTTSEASKTMLVDNKAEWESTMGGFSAFFIDQKIITAPVDTAGIINGFLYE